A genomic segment from Streptomyces sp. NBC_00459 encodes:
- a CDS encoding extracellular solute-binding protein codes for MTTVGVRRSRRLGRGGMRRLAPLAAVATAGALLLSACGGGSDSGGTSKSLTFWISTVPGQDAGWKKVVAQYKKETGVDLKLVNIPYDGYTTKLHNAAQANSLPDVAAVPALDPIWSNKLIDLKAIANNATNKINANFLAKDSSGKVLAIPSDVTASGMFINKTLFEKAGVSFPTSPAKTWTWTDFIKAADTVREKTKAKYSLTFDQSPSRLRAMVYEMGGQYVHADDSGKFSVDEATKKAVNTFVGWNDDKTMPKSVWTSGADPSAMFQSGDVVAYWSGVWQVPAFADSIKNFEWASVPTPAQPVQASDVNSGGLTVGFNNNADASAAATKFLSWLYEPAHYKTLCEASGFLPVESGLNPTYPFKSEAAQAAFKLYNESIPLYAPISGYFSGAQTNWVLKGKSLTEDPTKTELGKAINGQQTADKALENIVAGYNQQVGG; via the coding sequence ATGACCACTGTGGGTGTGCGGCGCTCCCGCCGACTCGGCCGCGGCGGTATGCGCCGCCTGGCTCCCCTCGCTGCCGTTGCCACGGCAGGTGCCCTGCTGCTCTCCGCCTGCGGTGGAGGGTCCGACTCGGGCGGCACGTCCAAGTCGCTGACGTTCTGGATCTCCACGGTTCCGGGACAGGACGCGGGCTGGAAGAAGGTGGTGGCGCAGTACAAGAAGGAAACCGGCGTCGACCTCAAGCTCGTCAACATCCCCTACGACGGCTACACGACGAAGCTGCACAACGCCGCGCAGGCGAACTCCCTGCCCGACGTGGCGGCCGTGCCGGCGCTGGACCCGATCTGGTCGAACAAGCTGATCGACCTCAAGGCGATCGCCAACAACGCGACCAACAAGATCAACGCCAACTTCCTGGCGAAGGACTCGTCCGGGAAGGTGCTGGCCATCCCCTCGGACGTCACCGCGTCCGGCATGTTCATCAACAAGACGCTCTTCGAGAAGGCCGGCGTCTCCTTCCCGACCTCGCCCGCGAAGACCTGGACCTGGACCGACTTCATCAAGGCCGCTGACACGGTCCGGGAGAAGACCAAGGCCAAGTACTCCCTGACGTTCGACCAGTCGCCGTCCAGGCTCCGCGCCATGGTCTACGAGATGGGCGGGCAGTACGTCCACGCGGACGACTCCGGCAAGTTCTCGGTGGACGAGGCGACCAAGAAGGCCGTGAACACCTTCGTCGGATGGAACGACGACAAGACCATGCCGAAGTCGGTGTGGACCAGCGGTGCCGACCCGTCCGCCATGTTCCAGAGCGGTGACGTCGTCGCCTACTGGTCCGGTGTGTGGCAGGTTCCCGCCTTCGCGGACAGCATCAAGAACTTCGAGTGGGCGAGCGTCCCGACTCCGGCGCAGCCGGTGCAGGCCAGCGACGTCAACAGCGGCGGCCTGACGGTGGGCTTCAACAACAACGCCGACGCCTCCGCCGCGGCGACGAAGTTCCTGTCGTGGCTGTACGAGCCGGCCCACTACAAGACGCTGTGCGAGGCGTCCGGGTTCCTGCCGGTCGAGAGCGGTCTGAACCCGACGTACCCCTTCAAGTCCGAGGCGGCGCAGGCGGCGTTCAAGCTCTACAACGAGTCGATCCCGCTCTACGCCCCGATCTCCGGCTACTTCAGCGGCGCGCAGACGAACTGGGTGCTGAAGGGCAAGAGCCTCACCGAGGACCCGACCAAGACGGAACTCGGCAAGGCGATCAACGGCCAGCAGACGGCCGACAAGGCCCTGGAGAACATCGTGGCCGGCTACAACCAGCAGGTCGGCGGCTGA
- a CDS encoding phosphatase PAP2 family protein, whose amino-acid sequence MPSAAGHHATPSARGRELAVDRRGFLRTSLGASAGILAAPTAVSWLTAADAKAATTPLAVAADTNTAAAPLAFVDDYSTNIVANSTPETNAVIRALGGFAKVWKTGDAWNTGTPLQPAVLRANVRYSIQLTGLRTEAQAREAFVYDRQHQSYAIINGLGPLAELYRSGAKAVTSITTAPHSIPAAKINDAVPADAPAGSALGAGSYDSDLGLVAKLVDTVRGDFTSSNPAKFAFQYPRPWRMNEDSQVVDTGQVDGLGYPVYDSDVVVVTQLLRQRSDVPAEDGGFPSGHTNAFHLAALAYAYAVPERFQEIVTRAFELSHTRIMSGMHSTVDVIGGRIMATALAAAVLYKPENTALKAAARKQAAEYFQAKTGTTADTLFAYAHSDANDKYADRAANLALVTPKLTYVLNRQGRSTPLTVPKGAEVLLETRLPYLTADQRRAVLRSTALPSGYVLLDGFEQWGRLNLFAAADGYGSFESDVTVTLDAAAHGFGAADAWRNDIDGRGRLTKTGTGKLTLTGRNTYAGGTVLKAGTLVSASPQALGRGDVRVQAGTLRVTEQVQLHGTYVQDAGTLAVTLRKDRHKEAVTVARQVQLGKNGVLSLTLDAKNPPAVGSVVPVIAASAFHGRFARVVLNSDKLRAVTVYTAKGLSVRLLKR is encoded by the coding sequence ATGCCGTCAGCAGCCGGGCACCACGCCACCCCGTCGGCCCGTGGCCGTGAACTCGCGGTCGACAGACGCGGGTTCCTTCGTACCTCCCTCGGCGCGTCGGCCGGTATCCTCGCCGCGCCGACCGCTGTCAGCTGGCTGACCGCGGCCGACGCGAAGGCCGCCACCACGCCTCTCGCGGTGGCGGCCGACACGAACACCGCCGCCGCGCCTCTCGCGTTCGTCGACGACTACAGCACGAACATCGTCGCCAACTCGACGCCCGAGACCAACGCGGTCATCCGCGCCCTCGGCGGCTTCGCGAAGGTGTGGAAGACCGGTGACGCCTGGAACACGGGCACACCCCTGCAGCCCGCGGTCCTGCGCGCCAACGTGCGGTACAGCATCCAGCTCACGGGGCTGCGCACGGAGGCGCAGGCGAGGGAGGCCTTCGTCTACGACCGCCAGCACCAGAGCTACGCCATCATCAACGGGCTCGGCCCGCTGGCGGAGTTGTACCGCTCGGGCGCCAAGGCGGTCACCTCGATCACCACGGCCCCGCACAGCATCCCGGCGGCCAAGATCAACGACGCCGTCCCGGCCGACGCGCCCGCGGGCTCCGCGCTGGGCGCAGGCTCGTACGACTCGGACCTCGGTCTGGTGGCCAAGCTCGTCGACACCGTGCGCGGGGACTTCACCTCCAGCAACCCGGCCAAGTTCGCCTTCCAGTACCCGCGCCCGTGGCGGATGAACGAGGACAGCCAGGTCGTCGACACCGGACAGGTCGACGGACTCGGTTACCCGGTCTACGACTCCGACGTCGTCGTCGTGACGCAGCTGCTGCGGCAGCGCAGCGACGTCCCGGCCGAGGACGGCGGTTTCCCCAGCGGTCACACCAACGCCTTCCACCTGGCGGCCCTGGCGTACGCGTACGCGGTCCCGGAGCGCTTCCAGGAGATCGTGACCCGAGCCTTCGAGCTGAGCCACACCCGGATCATGTCCGGCATGCACTCCACGGTCGACGTCATCGGCGGCCGGATCATGGCCACCGCGCTGGCCGCGGCCGTGCTGTACAAGCCGGAGAACACCGCGCTCAAGGCCGCCGCGCGCAAGCAGGCCGCCGAGTACTTCCAGGCCAAGACGGGCACGACGGCCGACACGCTGTTCGCCTACGCGCACTCCGACGCCAACGACAAGTACGCCGACCGGGCCGCGAACCTCGCCCTGGTCACGCCCAAGCTGACGTACGTCCTGAACCGGCAGGGCCGCTCGACGCCGCTGACCGTGCCGAAGGGCGCCGAGGTACTGCTGGAGACGCGGCTTCCCTACCTGACGGCCGACCAGCGCCGGGCGGTGCTGCGCTCGACCGCGCTGCCCTCCGGGTACGTCCTGCTCGACGGCTTCGAGCAGTGGGGGCGGCTCAACCTGTTCGCCGCGGCGGACGGTTACGGCTCCTTCGAGTCCGACGTGACCGTCACTCTCGACGCGGCCGCCCACGGCTTCGGTGCGGCCGACGCCTGGCGCAACGACATCGACGGCCGGGGCAGGCTCACGAAGACCGGCACCGGCAAGCTCACGCTGACCGGCCGGAACACCTACGCCGGCGGGACGGTCCTCAAGGCCGGCACGCTCGTGTCGGCCTCGCCCCAGGCGCTGGGCCGCGGCGACGTCCGGGTGCAGGCCGGGACACTGCGGGTGACCGAGCAGGTGCAGCTGCACGGCACGTACGTCCAGGACGCGGGAACTCTGGCCGTCACACTGCGCAAGGACCGTCACAAGGAGGCCGTGACGGTGGCTCGCCAGGTGCAACTGGGGAAGAACGGCGTCCTGTCGCTGACCCTCGACGCCAAGAACCCGCCGGCCGTGGGCAGTGTCGTCCCCGTCATAGCCGCTTCGGCGTTCCATGGCCGCTTCGCCCGTGTCGTGTTGAACTCGGACAAGCTCCGCGCCGTGACCGTCTACACGGCGAAGGGCCTGTCGGTACGACTCCTGAAGCGGTAA
- a CDS encoding N-acetylglucosamine kinase: MQDSPFPRPLVVGIDVGGTKTHLRARAGDESIADHVRPSSGWRPHDPVAAADWLDALVREALPADARPFSVAVGAHACETPRQCEEIRSVLQGRLGVPCLVVGDAELLVPAAGLDKGVGLVAGTGSVAVGRRPDGTLVQVGGWGAVLGDEGGAAGLVREAARAVWAAHDRGEAPDVLAEGLISAFGVSEVPALGAALESAKDVSAEWGRHAPVVFEAAASGSRIAGEVIAEGGRSLASLVVRLADRGVPVDDVVVSGGTVLAQPALHDALLASLAILVPGARLRPSRVPPVEGAVALARSLA, encoded by the coding sequence GTGCAGGACTCCCCCTTCCCACGCCCGCTCGTCGTGGGCATCGACGTGGGCGGCACCAAGACGCACCTGCGCGCCCGCGCCGGGGACGAGTCGATCGCCGATCACGTCCGCCCGAGCAGCGGCTGGCGGCCGCACGACCCCGTGGCCGCCGCCGACTGGCTGGACGCCCTGGTCCGCGAGGCGCTGCCCGCGGACGCCCGTCCCTTCTCGGTGGCCGTCGGCGCCCACGCCTGTGAGACGCCCCGGCAGTGCGAGGAGATCCGCTCCGTACTCCAGGGACGTCTCGGTGTGCCGTGTCTGGTGGTCGGCGACGCCGAACTGCTGGTCCCCGCTGCGGGGCTGGACAAGGGTGTCGGGCTGGTCGCCGGCACCGGCTCGGTGGCCGTGGGACGGCGCCCCGACGGCACTCTCGTACAGGTCGGCGGCTGGGGCGCGGTCCTCGGCGACGAAGGCGGGGCCGCGGGTCTCGTGCGCGAGGCGGCGCGGGCCGTCTGGGCCGCCCATGACCGGGGCGAGGCGCCCGACGTGCTCGCCGAGGGGCTCATCTCCGCGTTCGGGGTGAGTGAAGTACCCGCGCTGGGCGCGGCGTTGGAGAGCGCCAAGGATGTCTCCGCCGAGTGGGGACGGCACGCTCCCGTGGTGTTCGAGGCCGCGGCGAGTGGCTCCCGGATCGCCGGTGAGGTGATCGCCGAGGGAGGCCGTTCCCTGGCCTCGCTCGTGGTGCGGCTCGCCGATCGTGGGGTCCCCGTTGACGACGTGGTGGTCTCGGGCGGTACGGTGCTCGCGCAACCAGCCCTGCACGACGCCTTGTTGGCGTCACTTGCCATACTCGTCCCCGGCGCCCGGCTGCGGCCGTCGCGGGTGCCGCCGGTCGAAGGGGCCGTGGCACTGGCTCGTTCACTCGCATGA
- a CDS encoding ROK family transcriptional regulator, translated as MAKAPRLTESASAVFAVLAGAGTATRPQLASLAGLSKPTVSSAVAELENAGLAAHSGIASGGTGRSAAVYGLGPAAGSVLAVDLGPALTRVRGCALDGTLLAEATGSREEPADVVREALCALPADAPLRTIVVAVGDVTARAEEGAARPATAKAGPVFDAVAVALPSGVPVHLENNVNCAALAELHEGAARGRHTFGYLRIGVGIGLGIVVGGHVLAGANGAAGELARLPYPWDDDLEPRHEALEEYIGARSLLRRAAEAWPESDGLCPRTAEQLFSLAGQGGATARAIVDRHAVDVGRLAAAVTAVLDPGLLVLGGSTGAFPQLLPGVRAELERLSWPTEVVSSQVGDLGTVVGAARLAVARGVQTVTEAAGKKD; from the coding sequence GTGGCGAAGGCCCCCCGCCTGACCGAGAGCGCGAGCGCGGTGTTCGCCGTGCTGGCCGGGGCGGGCACGGCCACCCGGCCCCAGCTCGCGAGTCTGGCGGGCCTGTCGAAGCCGACAGTGTCCTCCGCCGTGGCGGAGCTGGAGAACGCCGGGCTCGCCGCCCACTCGGGCATCGCCTCCGGCGGCACGGGCCGCTCCGCCGCCGTGTACGGACTCGGCCCCGCGGCCGGCTCCGTGCTCGCCGTCGACCTCGGTCCCGCCCTGACCCGGGTGCGCGGCTGCGCCCTGGACGGCACCCTGCTCGCCGAGGCCACCGGCTCCCGCGAGGAGCCCGCCGACGTGGTGCGCGAAGCGCTGTGCGCGCTCCCCGCCGACGCTCCGCTGCGCACCATCGTCGTGGCCGTCGGTGACGTCACCGCGCGCGCCGAGGAGGGCGCCGCGCGTCCGGCGACCGCCAAGGCGGGACCCGTCTTCGACGCGGTGGCCGTGGCGCTGCCGTCCGGAGTGCCCGTCCACCTCGAGAACAACGTCAACTGCGCCGCGCTCGCCGAACTGCACGAGGGCGCGGCGCGCGGCCGGCACACCTTCGGCTATCTGCGGATCGGTGTCGGTATCGGTCTCGGCATCGTCGTGGGCGGCCATGTGCTGGCCGGGGCCAACGGGGCGGCCGGAGAGCTGGCCCGGCTGCCCTACCCCTGGGACGACGACCTGGAGCCCCGCCACGAGGCCCTGGAGGAGTACATCGGCGCCCGCTCCCTGCTGCGCCGGGCCGCCGAGGCCTGGCCGGAATCCGATGGCCTGTGCCCCCGTACCGCCGAGCAGCTGTTCTCGCTGGCCGGACAGGGCGGCGCCACGGCCCGCGCGATCGTCGACCGGCACGCGGTGGACGTGGGCCGGCTGGCCGCCGCCGTGACCGCCGTACTGGACCCCGGGCTGCTCGTCCTGGGCGGCAGTACGGGCGCGTTTCCGCAGCTCCTGCCCGGTGTGCGGGCCGAGCTGGAGCGGCTGAGCTGGCCCACCGAGGTGGTCAGCAGCCAGGTCGGTGATCTCGGCACCGTCGTGGGTGCGGCGCGGCTCGCGGTCGCCAGAGGAGTCCAAACCGTGACCGAGGCGGCGGGGAAGAAGGATTGA